In Bradyrhizobium sp. CCBAU 051011, the following are encoded in one genomic region:
- a CDS encoding enoyl-CoA hydratase/isomerase family protein produces MNAPVASTEDLIYSVEDGIARLTFNRPQARNALTFAMYEQMAVICETVNNDRSIKAMILTGAGDKAFASGTDISQFRAFKTAQDALDYEARIDRVLGALEACRVPTIAAIAGACTGGGAGIAACCDIRIGTETTRMGFPIARTLGNCLSMSNISRLVSLVGPARTKDLIFKARLVEAPEALALGLLNEVVPDVETLQRRADETAKLVASHAPITLEVTKEAVRRIRRTLTRDEGEDLILRAYMSEDFRQGMDAFLNKRSPNWKGK; encoded by the coding sequence ATGAACGCTCCGGTAGCTTCGACCGAAGACCTGATCTATTCCGTCGAGGACGGGATCGCCCGCCTGACGTTCAACCGTCCGCAGGCGCGCAACGCGCTGACCTTTGCCATGTACGAGCAAATGGCTGTTATCTGCGAGACCGTCAACAATGATCGCTCGATCAAGGCGATGATCCTGACCGGCGCCGGCGACAAGGCGTTCGCGTCGGGCACCGATATCTCGCAGTTCCGCGCCTTCAAGACCGCGCAGGATGCGCTTGACTATGAAGCGCGGATCGACCGCGTGCTCGGCGCGCTGGAAGCATGCCGGGTGCCGACCATTGCGGCGATTGCCGGCGCCTGCACCGGCGGCGGCGCCGGCATCGCGGCGTGCTGCGACATCCGCATCGGCACCGAGACGACGCGCATGGGTTTTCCGATCGCGCGCACGCTCGGCAATTGCCTGTCGATGTCCAACATTTCCCGGCTCGTTTCGCTGGTAGGTCCGGCGCGGACCAAGGACCTGATCTTCAAGGCGCGGCTGGTCGAGGCTCCCGAGGCGCTGGCGCTCGGGCTGCTCAACGAAGTGGTGCCCGATGTCGAGACCCTGCAGCGCCGCGCCGATGAGACCGCAAAGCTCGTCGCGAGCCATGCGCCGATCACGCTCGAGGTCACCAAGGAAGCGGTGCGCCGCATCCGGCGGACTCTGACGCGCGACGAAGGCGAGGACCTGATCCTGCGCGCCTATATGAGCGAGGATTTCCGCCAGGGCATGGACGCGTTCCTCAACAAGCGCTCGCCGAACTGGAAGGGCAAGTAG
- a CDS encoding S-methyl-5'-thioadenosine phosphorylase: protein MTRAVLGIIGGSGIYDLPGLEDVREETVESPWGEPSAPLTRGVIAGLPIVFLPRHGKGHVLSPSDINYRANIDVLKRAGVTDLVSLSACGSFKEELAPGTFVLVDQFVDRTYKRETSFFGKGCVAHVSMAHPVSPRLHVHLAAAAKAEGIAAVQGGTYVCMEGPQFSSLAESLTYKAQGYAVIGMTNMPEAKLAREAEICYASVAMVTDYDCWHPHHDAVTVQDIIRVLNSNAGKAKALVARLARDFPREHEPCPVGSDKALDTALITAPEARDAKLLAKLDAVAGRVLRS, encoded by the coding sequence ATGACGCGCGCCGTGCTTGGCATCATCGGCGGATCCGGCATCTACGACCTGCCGGGGCTGGAAGACGTCCGCGAGGAGACCGTCGAGAGCCCCTGGGGCGAGCCGTCCGCACCGCTGACGCGCGGTGTCATCGCCGGGCTTCCGATCGTGTTTCTGCCGCGGCACGGCAAGGGACACGTGCTGTCGCCCTCCGACATCAACTACCGCGCCAATATCGACGTGTTGAAGCGGGCGGGGGTTACCGACCTGGTTTCGCTCTCGGCCTGCGGCTCGTTCAAGGAGGAGCTGGCGCCCGGCACTTTCGTGCTGGTCGATCAGTTCGTCGACCGCACCTACAAGCGCGAGACTTCGTTCTTCGGCAAGGGCTGCGTGGCCCACGTCTCGATGGCCCATCCGGTGTCGCCGCGGCTGCACGTGCATCTGGCCGCAGCCGCCAAGGCCGAAGGCATCGCGGCGGTGCAGGGCGGCACCTATGTGTGCATGGAAGGGCCGCAGTTCTCCAGCCTCGCCGAGAGCCTGACCTACAAGGCGCAAGGCTATGCTGTGATCGGCATGACCAACATGCCCGAGGCCAAGCTCGCGCGCGAGGCCGAGATCTGCTACGCCAGCGTGGCGATGGTCACCGATTACGATTGCTGGCATCCGCATCATGACGCCGTCACCGTGCAGGATATCATTCGCGTGCTGAACTCGAATGCCGGCAAGGCCAAGGCGCTGGTCGCGCGTCTTGCCAGGGATTTCCCGCGTGAGCATGAGCCCTGTCCCGTTGGATCGGACAAGGCGCTCGACACCGCCTTGATCACGGCGCCGGAAGCACGCGATGCCAAATTGCTCGCCAAGCTCGATGCGGTGGCGGGCAGGGTGCTCCGGTCGTGA
- a CDS encoding Bug family tripartite tricarboxylate transporter substrate binding protein, which yields MAAMIATAPALAAWEPTKPVEIVVAAGAGGASDQMARMMQAAIQKNNLMKQPMVVSLKGGASGAEALMYMKSSDGDPNKVLIAYSLIYMLPLSAKIPFNWRDLTPVSVVALDQFVLWDNAEGPKTVKDFIAAAKAASSPFKMGGTGSKREDHVLTVFMEQKTGAKFSYLPYKSGGEAATQLVGKHTESNVNNPSENLEVWRAGQVRALCVFDKERISYKTKVTETQSWNDIPTCKEEGLDVQYLMLRAMFLPGKVTPDQQAFYVDLFQKVTQTPEYKDYMEKQALKPIFLTGKDMLKFLEEDDKLNTSLMNEAGFVAK from the coding sequence ATGGCGGCCATGATCGCAACCGCCCCGGCGCTTGCCGCCTGGGAGCCGACCAAGCCGGTCGAAATCGTGGTCGCAGCCGGTGCCGGCGGCGCTTCCGACCAGATGGCGCGCATGATGCAGGCGGCGATCCAGAAGAACAATCTGATGAAGCAGCCGATGGTGGTGTCGCTCAAGGGCGGGGCGTCCGGCGCCGAGGCGCTGATGTACATGAAGTCCAGCGACGGCGACCCCAACAAGGTGCTGATCGCCTATTCGCTGATCTACATGCTGCCGCTGTCGGCCAAAATCCCGTTCAACTGGCGTGACCTGACGCCGGTGTCGGTGGTCGCCCTCGATCAGTTCGTGCTGTGGGACAATGCCGAGGGTCCCAAGACGGTGAAGGACTTCATCGCTGCCGCCAAGGCGGCGAGCTCGCCGTTCAAGATGGGCGGCACCGGATCCAAGCGCGAGGATCACGTACTCACTGTGTTCATGGAGCAGAAGACCGGCGCGAAATTCTCCTATCTGCCCTACAAGTCCGGCGGCGAGGCGGCGACGCAGCTCGTCGGCAAGCACACCGAATCCAACGTCAATAATCCATCCGAAAATCTCGAAGTCTGGCGCGCCGGTCAGGTCCGCGCGCTGTGCGTGTTCGACAAGGAGCGGATCTCCTACAAGACCAAGGTCACGGAGACGCAATCCTGGAACGACATCCCGACCTGCAAGGAGGAGGGGCTCGACGTGCAGTATCTGATGCTGCGCGCGATGTTCCTGCCCGGCAAGGTGACGCCGGACCAGCAGGCGTTCTATGTCGACCTGTTCCAGAAGGTGACGCAGACGCCGGAGTACAAGGACTATATGGAGAAGCAGGCGCTGAAGCCGATCTTCCTCACCGGCAAGGACATGCTGAAATTCCTCGAGGAGGACGACAAGCTCAACACCTCGCTGATGAACGAAGCGGGCTTCGTCGCGAAGTAG
- a CDS encoding tripartite tricarboxylate transporter TctB family protein, whose translation MSNTDIEIVVEDPTAPEANSPQVVSVRVVDVVVSLLLLALAITLGLDNWRAGAGWESTGPQPGYFPFYLSIILGGASLYGLVAAFLSRTEATESFVTRAQLRRVMAVFVPTILFCLATQFLGLYVASFLLISGFMYFVGKIAWWKSLLTAFVFTAAMFVTFDVAFDVIMPKGPLEAALGR comes from the coding sequence ATGTCCAATACCGACATCGAAATCGTCGTCGAGGATCCGACCGCGCCGGAGGCCAACTCGCCTCAAGTGGTGAGCGTTCGCGTCGTTGACGTGGTCGTCTCGCTGCTGCTGCTCGCACTCGCAATCACGCTCGGTCTTGACAACTGGCGCGCTGGAGCTGGTTGGGAATCCACCGGTCCGCAGCCCGGCTATTTCCCGTTCTACCTTTCGATCATCCTCGGTGGCGCCAGTCTCTACGGGTTGGTCGCCGCGTTCCTGTCGCGCACGGAGGCCACTGAAAGCTTCGTGACGCGGGCGCAGCTTCGCCGCGTGATGGCGGTGTTCGTGCCGACGATTCTGTTCTGCCTCGCCACGCAATTTCTCGGGCTCTATGTTGCGAGCTTCCTGTTGATCTCCGGCTTCATGTATTTCGTCGGCAAGATCGCGTGGTGGAAGTCGCTGCTCACCGCCTTTGTTTTCACCGCCGCGATGTTCGTGACCTTCGATGTCGCCTTCGATGTCATCATGCCCAAGGGCCCGCTCGAAGCGGCGCTCGGCCGCTAA
- a CDS encoding tripartite tricarboxylate transporter permease: MEAIGLLMHGFAVLLTWKTLLLMMTGLVLGIFVGVLPGLGGPNGVAILLPLTFSMDPTSAIVMLSCIYWGALFGGAITSILFNIPGEAWSVATTFDGYPMAQQGRAAEALTAAFTSSFIGSLVAVMLITFLAPMISSFALRFGPPEFFSVYLLTFCSFVGLGREAKHKTVISMSLGLLLAGIGMDTVSGQLRMTFGSAELLRGVNFLVAVIGLFGISEILLTMEERLALRGHAAGISLRVVLSVWKDLPKYWVTLLRSSFIGCWLGITPGGAIAASFMGYNLAKRFSKDPDSFGKGRIEGVFAPETAAHASGTAALLPMLALGIPGSGTAAILLGGLMVWGLNPGPLLFVEHKDFVWGLIASMYLGNVVGLVLVLTTVPIFASILRVPFAAVAPMIVVSCAIGAFAIQNAMFDIWLMLGFGVVGYVFKKIGIPLAPFTLALVLGNRAEDAFRLSMIGSGGDMKVFWSNGLVGSITTLAIILLFWPIIDKAFSGISRMLRPAKA, translated from the coding sequence ATGGAAGCCATCGGCCTCTTGATGCACGGTTTTGCCGTGCTGCTGACCTGGAAGACGCTGCTGTTGATGATGACCGGCCTCGTGCTCGGCATTTTCGTCGGCGTGCTGCCCGGCCTCGGCGGCCCCAACGGCGTCGCCATCTTGCTGCCGCTGACGTTCTCGATGGATCCGACGTCGGCGATCGTGATGCTGTCCTGCATCTATTGGGGCGCGCTGTTCGGCGGCGCCATCACCTCGATCCTGTTCAATATCCCGGGCGAGGCGTGGTCGGTCGCGACCACCTTCGACGGTTATCCGATGGCGCAACAGGGCAGGGCGGCTGAAGCGCTTACGGCGGCCTTCACCTCGTCCTTCATCGGCTCGCTGGTCGCGGTGATGCTGATCACCTTCCTTGCGCCGATGATCTCCTCGTTCGCGCTGAGGTTCGGGCCGCCGGAATTTTTCTCGGTTTACCTGCTCACCTTCTGCTCCTTTGTCGGGCTCGGCCGCGAGGCCAAGCACAAGACTGTCATTTCGATGTCGCTCGGCCTGCTGCTCGCCGGTATCGGCATGGATACCGTGTCCGGCCAGTTGCGCATGACGTTCGGTTCGGCCGAGCTGCTCCGCGGCGTCAACTTCCTCGTTGCAGTCATCGGCCTGTTCGGCATCAGCGAAATCCTGCTCACGATGGAGGAGCGCCTCGCGCTGCGCGGCCATGCCGCCGGCATCTCCCTGCGCGTCGTGCTGTCGGTGTGGAAGGACCTGCCGAAATACTGGGTGACGCTGCTTCGTTCCTCGTTCATCGGCTGCTGGCTCGGCATCACGCCGGGCGGCGCGATCGCCGCATCGTTCATGGGCTACAACCTTGCCAAGCGTTTCTCCAAGGACCCGGACAGCTTTGGCAAGGGTCGCATCGAGGGCGTGTTCGCGCCGGAGACGGCCGCGCACGCCTCCGGCACCGCGGCGCTGCTGCCGATGCTGGCGCTCGGTATTCCCGGCTCCGGCACCGCGGCGATCCTGCTCGGCGGCTTGATGGTGTGGGGCCTCAACCCCGGTCCATTGCTGTTCGTCGAGCACAAGGATTTCGTCTGGGGCCTGATCGCGTCGATGTATCTTGGCAATGTCGTCGGCCTCGTGCTGGTGCTGACGACGGTGCCGATCTTTGCCTCCATCCTGCGGGTGCCGTTCGCCGCGGTGGCGCCGATGATCGTGGTGTCCTGCGCGATCGGCGCCTTTGCGATCCAGAATGCGATGTTCGACATCTGGCTGATGCTGGGCTTTGGCGTCGTCGGTTACGTCTTCAAGAAGATCGGCATTCCCTTGGCGCCGTTCACGCTGGCGCTGGTGCTCGGCAACCGCGCCGAGGACGCGTTCCGCCTGTCGATGATCGGCTCCGGCGGCGACATGAAGGTGTTCTGGTCGAATGGCCTGGTCGGTTCGATCACGACGCTGGCGATCATCTTGCTGTTCTGGCCGATCATCGACAAGGCGTTCAGCGGCATCTCGCGCATGTTGCGGCCGGCGAAGGCGTAG
- a CDS encoding SDR family NAD(P)-dependent oxidoreductase, which produces MTPLSQLTRRNFLIAAHDALATALALLASFYLRFEGGEAFYARLPLLLRILPLFVIFSVVICYVFNLTTTKWRFISLPDALNILRVASVLAVALIVLDYAFIFGASSSKAPVLFGRITIVLYWFLQIFALSALRFGYRYFRYTRVRRHARTEGASVTLLIGRAADAEVLLRAIESGAVKQLWPVGVLSPSAADRGQSIRNVPVLGGIDDVEDVIRDYAGRGKPIARLVMTPSAFEPEAHPEAVLMRAKRLGLFVSRLPSLESGDVPRLTNVAVEDLLLRPSEKIDYARLETLVKGKAVIVTGGGGSIGSEICDRVATFGAARLLVIEHSEPALYAVTEALTARAASAVVEGRIADIRDRDRIMSLMREFKPDIVFHAAALKHVPILERDWSEGVKTNIFGSVNVADAAKAAGATAMVMISTDKAIEPVSMLGLTKRFAEMYCQALDHDLMTQSAGKPHMRLISVRFGNVLASNGSVVPKFKAQIEAGGPVTVTHPDMVRYFMTIREACDLVLTAATHALTPARPDVSVYVLNMGQPVKIVELAERMIRLSGLEPGIDVEVVFTGMRPGERLNEILFASEEPTVEIGVAGIMAAKPNEPPMQTLRKWIAALEDAIARDDRSTIRAVLKDAVPEFGSNAA; this is translated from the coding sequence ATGACGCCTCTTTCGCAACTAACCCGCCGCAATTTCCTGATCGCAGCGCATGATGCGCTGGCGACGGCGCTTGCGCTGCTGGCAAGCTTCTACCTGCGCTTCGAGGGCGGCGAGGCCTTCTACGCCCGCTTGCCGCTGTTGCTGCGCATCCTGCCGCTGTTCGTCATCTTCAGCGTGGTGATCTGTTACGTCTTCAACCTGACGACGACGAAATGGCGTTTCATTTCGCTTCCCGACGCGCTGAACATCCTGCGCGTGGCGAGCGTTCTGGCGGTCGCGCTGATCGTGCTGGACTATGCGTTCATCTTCGGGGCATCGAGCAGCAAGGCGCCGGTGCTGTTCGGCCGCATCACCATCGTTCTCTACTGGTTTCTCCAGATATTCGCGCTGAGCGCCCTCCGTTTCGGCTACCGCTATTTCCGCTACACACGCGTTCGCCGCCATGCCCGGACCGAAGGCGCCTCAGTGACCCTTTTGATCGGCCGCGCCGCCGACGCGGAGGTGCTGCTGCGCGCGATCGAGAGCGGCGCCGTCAAGCAACTCTGGCCGGTCGGCGTGCTGTCGCCGTCGGCCGCAGACCGCGGGCAGTCGATCCGCAACGTGCCGGTGCTCGGCGGCATCGATGACGTCGAGGACGTGATCCGCGACTATGCCGGCCGCGGAAAGCCGATTGCGCGGCTCGTCATGACGCCGTCGGCGTTCGAGCCCGAGGCGCATCCCGAAGCGGTGCTGATGCGCGCCAAGCGGCTCGGCCTGTTCGTCAGCCGGCTGCCGTCGCTCGAAAGCGGCGACGTGCCGAGGCTGACCAACGTCGCCGTCGAAGACCTCCTGCTGCGGCCGAGCGAGAAGATCGATTACGCGCGGCTTGAAACGCTGGTGAAGGGCAAGGCGGTGATCGTCACCGGCGGCGGCGGCTCGATCGGTTCGGAGATATGCGACCGCGTCGCGACCTTCGGCGCCGCGCGGCTGTTGGTGATCGAACATTCGGAACCGGCGCTTTATGCGGTGACGGAGGCGCTGACGGCGCGCGCGGCCAGTGCCGTGGTCGAAGGCCGGATCGCCGATATCCGCGATCGCGACCGGATCATGAGCCTGATGCGGGAATTCAAGCCCGACATCGTGTTCCATGCCGCCGCGCTGAAGCATGTGCCAATTCTGGAGCGCGACTGGAGCGAGGGCGTCAAGACCAACATTTTCGGATCGGTCAACGTCGCCGACGCGGCGAAGGCGGCGGGCGCGACCGCGATGGTGATGATCTCGACCGACAAGGCGATCGAGCCGGTCTCCATGCTCGGCCTGACCAAGCGTTTTGCCGAAATGTATTGCCAGGCGCTCGACCATGACCTGATGACGCAATCGGCGGGCAAGCCGCACATGCGCCTGATCTCGGTGCGGTTCGGCAACGTGCTGGCTTCGAACGGATCGGTGGTGCCGAAATTCAAGGCGCAGATCGAGGCCGGCGGCCCGGTCACCGTGACGCATCCGGACATGGTCCGCTACTTCATGACCATCCGCGAAGCCTGCGATCTCGTGCTAACCGCGGCAACGCATGCGCTGACACCGGCACGGCCCGACGTCTCGGTCTACGTCCTCAACATGGGCCAGCCGGTCAAAATCGTGGAGCTTGCCGAGCGGATGATCCGCCTGTCCGGCCTCGAACCCGGCATCGATGTCGAGGTGGTGTTCACCGGCATGCGGCCGGGCGAGCGGCTGAACGAGATCCTGTTCGC
- the mtnA gene encoding S-methyl-5-thioribose-1-phosphate isomerase: MKVDGRHFRSIWLEDDGWTVGAIDQRRLPHEFVVARITNAEDATEAIRSMLVRGAPLIGATAAFGVALAMRADASDAALDRAYTMLLAARPTAINLKWALDEMARLLRPLPASERVAAAYRRAVEIADEDVAINQGIGRHGLALIEQIAAGKRPGEVVNVLTHCNAGWLATVDWGTATAPIYLAHDRGVKVHVWVDETRPRNQGASLTAWELGHHGVPHTVIPDNTGGHLMQHRMVDLAIVGTDRVAANGDVCNKIGTYLKALAAHDNGVPFYVALPSPTIDFSIDDGLRQIPIEQRSADEVTTMSGRTADGRVETVRVVPDGSPVANYAFDVTPARLVTGLITERGLLRPDRAALASAFPERSAGH, encoded by the coding sequence ATGAAGGTCGACGGCCGGCATTTTCGCAGTATCTGGCTCGAGGACGATGGCTGGACCGTCGGCGCGATCGACCAGCGCCGGCTGCCGCATGAATTCGTGGTGGCGCGCATCACCAACGCCGAGGACGCGACCGAGGCCATCCGTTCCATGCTGGTGCGCGGCGCGCCGCTGATCGGCGCGACGGCGGCCTTTGGCGTGGCGCTTGCCATGCGGGCCGATGCTTCCGATGCGGCGCTCGATCGCGCCTACACTATGCTGCTGGCGGCCCGGCCGACCGCGATCAACCTGAAATGGGCGCTCGATGAGATGGCGCGCCTGCTGCGCCCGTTGCCGGCATCGGAGCGGGTCGCGGCTGCCTACCGGCGGGCGGTCGAAATCGCCGACGAGGATGTTGCGATCAATCAGGGGATCGGCCGGCATGGTCTGGCGCTGATCGAACAGATCGCCGCGGGCAAGCGGCCGGGCGAGGTAGTCAACGTCCTGACCCATTGCAACGCCGGCTGGCTCGCCACAGTCGACTGGGGCACGGCGACGGCGCCGATCTATCTGGCGCATGATCGCGGCGTGAAGGTCCATGTCTGGGTCGACGAAACACGTCCGCGCAATCAGGGGGCTTCGCTGACCGCCTGGGAACTCGGCCACCACGGCGTCCCGCACACGGTGATCCCCGACAACACCGGCGGTCATCTGATGCAGCACCGCATGGTCGATCTGGCGATCGTCGGCACTGACCGGGTGGCGGCCAATGGCGATGTCTGCAACAAGATCGGGACCTATCTGAAGGCGCTTGCCGCGCACGACAACGGCGTGCCGTTCTATGTTGCACTGCCGTCGCCGACCATCGACTTTAGTATCGACGACGGTCTCAGGCAGATCCCGATCGAGCAGCGCAGCGCCGACGAAGTGACGACCATGTCCGGCCGCACCGCGGACGGGCGCGTTGAGACCGTACGCGTGGTTCCCGACGGCTCGCCGGTGGCCAATTACGCCTTCGACGTCACGCCGGCACGGCTGGTTACGGGGCTGATCACCGAGCGCGGACTGCTGCGTCCCGATCGTGCTGCACTTGCGAGCGCATTCCCGGAGCGCAGCGCCGGACATTGA
- a CDS encoding radical SAM protein, which translates to MSADDSDSSDSAAFQDQPITQLLVKVATRCNIDCSYCYWFRDAAVYDKPKLMSSHVLHQLLQRIEQHVASNSLVDFPIVLHGGEPLLWRVENFHRFAEACEDISSRTGCEIPIAVTTNGILIDEEWLDCFETRNISVAISLDGPEHIHDIHRRTFRGTGTHAAVERAARMLVSRDIGVMALAVCNPAYPPAQYVEFFAACGISSYDIMIPDATVDEKPASIASFYNGLLDVWLAANRSAPTTNIRIISDMITALLGNNSPTEGVGHKPVELCTVMTDGTVEAHDVLRIAGDGFTQTRFNIFDHAIDDVRNESRWKAARDASIHLCEKCLQCKFMNACGGGYLPHRFSRQNGYDNPSVYCDDLYSMFENMQSVLESHLYVSKPGGERINLRESLPGTRLEV; encoded by the coding sequence ATGTCGGCTGACGATTCAGATTCTTCGGATTCTGCTGCCTTTCAAGACCAGCCGATCACCCAGTTGCTGGTCAAGGTGGCGACGAGATGCAACATTGATTGCTCCTATTGCTATTGGTTCCGCGACGCGGCTGTCTACGACAAGCCGAAGCTGATGAGCAGCCACGTGCTGCATCAATTATTGCAGCGCATCGAACAGCATGTCGCGAGCAACTCCCTGGTCGATTTTCCGATCGTTCTGCACGGCGGCGAGCCCTTGTTGTGGCGCGTTGAGAATTTCCACCGTTTTGCCGAGGCCTGTGAAGACATTTCATCACGAACAGGCTGCGAAATACCCATCGCGGTCACAACCAACGGCATACTGATCGACGAGGAATGGCTGGACTGCTTCGAGACGCGCAACATCTCGGTTGCGATCAGCCTTGATGGACCAGAACATATTCACGACATTCACCGCCGCACGTTTCGAGGCACAGGCACCCACGCCGCAGTGGAACGTGCCGCCCGCATGCTGGTATCGCGCGACATTGGCGTAATGGCGTTGGCCGTCTGCAATCCCGCCTACCCGCCGGCACAGTATGTCGAGTTCTTCGCAGCATGCGGGATATCAAGCTATGACATCATGATCCCCGATGCGACGGTGGATGAGAAGCCGGCATCCATCGCCTCGTTCTATAATGGTCTGCTCGACGTGTGGCTGGCGGCCAATCGCAGTGCGCCGACAACCAATATCCGGATCATTTCGGACATGATCACCGCCCTGCTCGGCAACAATTCGCCCACCGAGGGCGTGGGCCACAAGCCCGTCGAACTTTGCACCGTCATGACCGATGGCACCGTGGAGGCTCACGATGTGTTGCGGATTGCGGGCGACGGATTCACGCAGACCAGGTTCAACATCTTCGATCATGCCATCGACGACGTCAGAAACGAGAGTCGCTGGAAAGCCGCGCGCGATGCTTCAATCCATCTTTGCGAAAAGTGCCTACAGTGCAAGTTCATGAACGCCTGCGGCGGAGGCTATCTTCCGCATCGTTTTTCCCGGCAGAATGGTTACGACAATCCGTCGGTCTATTGCGACGACCTCTATTCGATGTTTGAGAACATGCAATCCGTATTGGAAAGCCATCTTTACGTCAGCAAGCCTGGTGGGGAACGCATCAATCTGCGAGAGTCGTTGCCAGGCACTCGATTGGAGGTTTGA
- a CDS encoding class II aldolase/adducin family protein — MPTTKDRDKRQSIIDACLRMNALGINQGTSGNISLRHGDGMLITPTSTPYEAMKPDQIVYMHLDGNHDPSQRPSSEWRFHRDILKARPEVQAIVHAHPPYSTMLAIMGMEIPPVHYMVAVAGGDTIRCAPYATFGTQELSEHAVRALEGRLACLLEHHGMIAVGPSLSKAMWLAVEVETLARQYHGCLQIGPPPLLSKEEIEKVRLRMAGYGHAEE; from the coding sequence ATGCCGACCACCAAGGACCGGGACAAACGCCAGTCGATCATCGACGCCTGCCTGCGCATGAATGCGCTCGGCATCAACCAGGGAACGTCAGGCAATATCAGCCTGCGCCATGGCGATGGCATGCTGATCACGCCCACCAGCACCCCCTACGAGGCAATGAAGCCCGACCAGATCGTTTACATGCATCTCGACGGCAATCACGATCCCTCGCAACGGCCGTCGAGCGAATGGCGCTTTCACCGCGACATCCTCAAGGCCCGCCCGGAGGTACAGGCGATCGTCCACGCCCATCCGCCCTACTCGACCATGCTGGCGATCATGGGCATGGAGATTCCGCCCGTGCACTACATGGTCGCCGTCGCCGGTGGCGACACCATCCGCTGCGCGCCCTATGCGACCTTCGGCACCCAGGAGCTGTCAGAACACGCCGTGCGCGCGCTGGAGGGACGGCTGGCCTGCCTGCTCGAGCATCACGGCATGATCGCGGTCGGGCCGTCGCTCTCAAAGGCGATGTGGCTGGCGGTCGAGGTCGAGACGCTGGCGCGCCAATATCACGGCTGCCTGCAGATCGGCCCGCCGCCACTCCTCTCAAAGGAGGAAATCGAGAAGGTACGCCTCCGCATGGCCGGATACGGCCACGCGGAGGAGTAG
- a CDS encoding O-antigen ligase, with protein sequence MVADVFAILAVLTLPWSTSLPGIFVSCWLGALAWVTDWRAFAQLLKQPICYLPLGFAGLAAVGTLWSDAPWGARLYAVGPTLKLLVLPGLFYHFERSSRGMWVFIAFLVSCTLLMLVSWIVLIEPSLSLKPAEQAERGIFVKNYIDQSQEFALCAVALAYPIVRLLQTNRRWLALMLAVISFGFLVNMSFVIVSRTAMVTIPVMIAVFALLHLKWRASLMIFCGLVVLTGLAFAVSPLLQRKAAAIVSDYQLYKQDNLVTSVGLRLEYWRKSLQFFAASPVVGNGTGATLGLFQRAASGGADRATAQVIGNPHNQTLAVAVQWGAAGIIVLYAMWFAHLRLFRGEGLVAWVGLLVVVQNIFTSIFNSHIFDFHEGWMYVLGVGVAGGMVLQARSRGEAGEPSEIVRL encoded by the coding sequence ATGGTCGCGGATGTTTTCGCGATTCTGGCGGTACTGACGCTGCCGTGGTCGACCAGCCTGCCGGGAATTTTCGTGTCCTGTTGGCTCGGCGCCCTGGCGTGGGTGACGGACTGGCGGGCGTTCGCGCAATTGCTGAAGCAACCGATCTGCTATTTGCCGCTTGGCTTCGCCGGTCTTGCCGCCGTCGGAACGCTCTGGTCGGACGCGCCGTGGGGCGCGCGTCTCTACGCCGTAGGTCCCACTCTCAAGCTTCTGGTGTTGCCCGGCTTGTTCTATCATTTCGAGCGCTCGTCGCGCGGAATGTGGGTCTTTATTGCGTTCCTGGTTTCGTGCACATTGCTGATGCTAGTGTCCTGGATCGTCCTGATCGAGCCAAGCCTATCGCTGAAGCCTGCCGAGCAGGCAGAGCGCGGTATCTTCGTCAAGAATTATATCGACCAGAGCCAGGAATTCGCGCTTTGCGCGGTGGCGCTGGCCTACCCGATCGTCCGTCTCTTGCAAACGAACAGGCGGTGGCTGGCGCTGATGCTGGCTGTGATCTCGTTCGGCTTCCTCGTCAACATGTCTTTTGTGATCGTTTCGCGCACGGCGATGGTCACGATCCCGGTCATGATCGCAGTATTCGCACTGCTTCACCTAAAATGGCGAGCTAGCCTGATGATCTTCTGCGGATTAGTCGTCCTGACGGGACTGGCTTTTGCCGTGTCGCCACTCCTGCAGCGGAAGGCGGCGGCTATCGTCAGCGACTACCAACTGTACAAGCAAGACAATCTGGTTACATCGGTCGGGCTGAGGCTGGAATATTGGCGGAAGTCTCTGCAGTTCTTTGCTGCCTCGCCGGTCGTCGGTAACGGGACGGGCGCCACGCTCGGGCTATTCCAGAGGGCCGCCAGCGGCGGGGCGGATCGCGCCACGGCCCAGGTCATTGGCAATCCTCATAACCAGACGCTAGCCGTTGCGGTTCAGTGGGGTGCCGCCGGGATAATCGTGCTGTATGCGATGTGGTTTGCGCATCTGCGACTGTTCCGCGGCGAGGGTCTCGTGGCCTGGGTCGGACTGTTGGTCGTGGTGCAAAACATCTTCACCTCGATATTCAATTCACACATCTTCGATTTCCACGAAGGTTGGATGTATGTGCTCGGCGTTGGAGTGGCCGGCGGTATGGTGCTCCAAGCCAGATCCCGTGGCGAGGCGGGGGAACCTTCCGAAATTGTCCGGCTGTGA